TGGACATGAAATGTCGTCTCTACTATCTTTACTCAGCGTATGCTGTTGAAAGAGTATTCATTGAAAATTATTGACAAAATTATTGCTATTCTACTCCTTGGTTTAGCCACTCCTATGAAAATCATAGACGCAGACGCCGAGCTGGGTTCCGGATCAGGACAAATAAACCCAACACAAGCAGTGAACCCTGGACTCATCTATGACATTTCCACGAGTGACTATATCAGTTTCCTATGCAAAGAAGGCAACAACAACACAGTAATTGGCCTAATTGTTGGGGGCACAGAAAATATTGACTGCACCAAATTCAAGCCAGCGCAAGGCACTGATGGCCTTAACTACCCAACTATGCATACCCAGCTCGACAGTAACAGTACAAGTATCTCGGCCACCTTCTACCGGACCGTGACTAACGTAGGATATGCCACATCGGTGTACACATCGAAGGTGACATCACCAAGGGGTCTACTTGTGAAAGTTATCCCAGAAACTTTGAAGTTCAGCAAGTTGAATGAGAACCAATCTTTCACGGTTGAGGTGAAAGGCAGTTTAGAGCCATTTGGGAGTAAGCTACTCTCGGCTTTGCTAGAGTGGAGTGACTCTAAATACAATGTTAAGAACCATATCGTTATCCTTAGGCCATTAGCTGATTAGGTCTGTTTATTTCTAGCCAATGTCTTCATTTATTAACCAATTGCAAGTTTAGTTTTCTAATTCTTTCATTCTTTGTAATGCAATTCAATATTGAATATAAACTACAAAGATGCTTCCAGGAATTAGAGTAATATCAAAAAGTGTTATCTTATTTTAAGGACAACTAAATACAACTCAGCAATTTACTGTCAATGTAGTCATGTGTTTGAAGTTAATTGAGGAACCTGAAAtgagtttttattaatttctaatATATCCTCTCATAATGCCATATAATAATGTATAATGATAATTATCATGCTATCCCTAATAATATTCTAAGTCAATTACAAAGCCCAATTACACTCACTAAAATTTGAGATACAATGAGAATTATCATGTTATCCATATTAATATTCAAAGTCAATTGCAAAAGTTCAATTACACtcacaaaatttaaagttaataaGTAATTAGTAATAAACTAATTTCTTGCTCCCATCAACCAACCCATTGATGTGATTAGTTTAAGAGAAAGTGTGGGAAAAGAATGTTTTGAAGCGGAGTGCAGAAGCAACAAGAAGCAAAACATTCTACTTCTAGAAGATAAGAAACGAAACACATttgcttctaaaaataaatttgaatccACGAGGTCTACttctagaaaataagaaataaaacaaatttgCTTCTAAAAATAACCTCGAATCCATAAGGGTCTACTTCTAAAAAATAAGAGATAAAACATGTTTGCTTCTAAAAATAACATCGAGTCCACGAATGTCTacttctagaaaataaaaagtaaaacatgttTGCTTCTAAAAATAACCTTGAATTCACAAGAAGAGATAGTCTGGAATTCACCTAAGAAGAAAATATAGTCTAAAACATATCCTAATTAATACTTAATCATAATAGGAAtcaaatttgacttaaaaagtattataaacatcttaaaaaatgaaataaataaattaaacctaaaataacgaaaaattatataaaaataacaaaataaatgaattacaaaaattaaattatagatTATCTTCTACATAAGATTCTAAAAAAAGTGTCTGTAGAGTTTCTTGATGGAGAAGGCTTTACATCAAATTCTTAAAAAAGTGTTTAAACacttttttaggaatttttagaGTTTCTCGATAGAGAAGGCTCGGACAACTCAAAGCTACATGTATAGAAGGCTCAGACAACTCAAAGCTACACGTATAGAAGGATTAGGCTCGTATTTTTATCCAAGTAGTTCAAATCAACAATCTTTGACCTACATCCCTGTTGGTGCCACAAGTACAACCAAGAAAAGGCATTGTCTACAAggttaaataatatatttaaagagAGTGCCTACTTGTTAAGCAATATAACTAAGAATCATTTAGTAAATATGGATACAGCTGACATGTATATGATTAGAAGGGATTCACATCAGgtgcaatacctagggtattgcacCTGGTGCAATACCTAATCAATGGCTGAGATTGAAAGATTGAAAAAGTAACTTtcaatctcagccattaaataaaatatatttaaaaagagtaaaagggttaaagttaaaaaattaaaaaagttaaaaaaattgtgagggAAGTGGAGGTATTGCACCTGATGTGAATCCGATTAGAAGTAGTGGAACTGGTCTCACTGCTTGTGTGAGATAACGCTTTGTATCTGTTTtcccattaaccaaaaaaaaaaatatatatatatatatatatatatatatataactaagaATCCTGCAGATACAACAGTAACTCCAGAAACAGTATGATTATAACAAGTCttagtctcaaaattttggggtcaacCGACTCTGAAAAGAgtataaataaaccaaaatgaGCAGTCCAATACCATTAGTTAAACCTCACTAATGAACTCTTCTCTTGCTGCAAAAGTAATACAAGTCATGACCATGATGTATGGTTACAATACGTCAGCACCCTGTGATTCTCGTTTGCTGCCCTTTTCTAACTTAAAGCCCAGAAGAATGGCAGTATTGTTCCATCAACTCTGTACTCATTTACTCAGCAAAATTTCCTAGGATAATCCACTCGGAAATAATACTTTCTTGAAGAATCACCCTTATCCCTTCATTGAAGATTTGTCATGTTAACCTAACctataataataagaaaaagtttTTAACCTTGAGCAGTGTACATCAGATTACAGGCCTGCCAGCCTCTGTTCCTTCAAGGGCCTTTTATGGTTATGATTAAGCATTCTGAGCTTGGCAAAATTTCCAAGGATTTGTTAAGAACTCAGCACTAAACCCACACAAAAACCTAGGGGACAAAAAGCTTTTCTTTTGTACTCTTCAGCTAAATCTTGGCTATAAAACTCAACAATGCATTCGACATTGACGGCCATTGAGATTCTTTAGCTTTGTCAGTTCCGTCCTCCTCTTTCTCGCTCCTGCTGCAGCAACCGCGTCCGTTAGCTTCTTATTAATTTGGGTAAATGGCTGATTCTTGCTTCTTTTCTGGAAAAGCAGTAACAATATGACAAGATTTTGAAGGTTTTTTCACTCAAAGTGTAATCTGATGCAGGTTGGACACAATCTTGTGGTTCAGGTGTAAAGAGCATCTCCTTAGAGTGGACTACTGTATGCTGACTACCTCCATCTGAAGGGCACCCAACTGGGGTCTTGTTTAGGTCATTAGTAGGTCTGGCTTCTGTTGAAGCAGTAGCTTCTGTCTTTACTTTAATTAACGGGCAAAGAGTAATGGTGGTTCTCTAATTGAACTACAGTATTTGAAGATGAACTAGCATTATATTGGTTATTGGCATCTATGTGGTTATCTTGTTCTTGAGAAATATCAGGCCTGCAAATACCTGGCATGTCAATGTTTGATGGAATGACAGTGGCACTTTGTCTCCCATGTAATGATGGAACAGGATTTTGAGATGGAATGATGGAAGGCCAGAAAACAGGCATAAGTGGTGGACGGTTAAACAAGAACAATGGGCAATTTGTAGATGAAGAGGTAGAGGTTGCAACATCAGCTGACTTATGCTCAGGTGGAGTTTCCTCAACCTCAACTtttattgccattaccatctgCAAAATCAGGAAGCATGTCAAAATATGTGGTAATTCTTCCAAAGTCAAACATGTCTAAACATAAACTGTAACTTGCTCCTTTAAGAGTTTATTTGTGGTATCCACGGACTGATACTTTTTCAAAGCCAGCTCCTTTTCCTTCTCATTAGAAATGTCACAAAATGTGAACAAATTAATGGGACGTTGTTTAAGAaagttcaaggaaaaaaaaaggatgagaaCTAATATACATACTACAgaaatactttttatattacTTCCATGCCACATGCCATTgtccatgagagagagagagtgagggagAGAGTAAAAGGAAGTTTTATAAGAAGATTATTGATAACTTAGGGGTACTATTCCCTACCtgcttcaaattttcattctcccaTTGTAGGTCAGCAGCTTTTCTGGTTAACTCCTCACAAAGAGCCTGGACAccaggggaaaaaaagaagaagatgatcctCATAactaattatttcaaaaaaaaagaaaaatgatccTCATAAACATCATAACATGAAAGCATAATGTAGAGGATCCATATCATGCACTATAGAAATGAAAGAGCTCATTATTGGTCTGAtcaaagtaaaataatttataaaataaaataaatgttgtgAATGCATCAGAATTCGTAATGTGTAGTTCTCAAGAATAGTGATTCATTTAGCTATCACCACAGACAATGCTTATTTAAGTCGAAAAAACCAAAATGGACACTTTGTAGTGTCTTCacatatattactaaaaaactTATGTTAAGAAAGGcaaataatttatttcattatttcatttatagataattttttttttaaattatggatAAATTATCTTGATAtgtaaaatggagaaaaaaaaaaaaaacttgataatattttatatatcaatGGTGGTTACACACTGACACGTTATACTTTTACATTATGGCCAGCACGTTTGActtgacaacaaaaaaaaaaccgtttCTTGCTTGTTTCCTACTTTAAGCACTCAAGAAGACATCCAAATCATGTACTTATCTTTGTTTTTAGGGTCATGTTTTGTATATAATTggttaatcttttgacaaaacactctcttgtaattggatagatctaagttgggtttaatgtattaaaaaatatattgttcaaatatatcaagtggtattaATAAGGACATAGAGTTTgatccaagaaataagtgaagaaaaacggtttcattaaagctcgacattAGCTGCTATCGAGGATTAATGAAGAATCTCAATACAAGCTTGATTTATCAAGAATTACAATTTCAGAATTCT
The DNA window shown above is from Quercus lobata isolate SW786 chromosome 7, ValleyOak3.0 Primary Assembly, whole genome shotgun sequence and carries:
- the LOC115952035 gene encoding bZIP transcription factor 68-like, with product MVDAALGGLILSLSWESLVSLAEKEERRIRRVLANRESARQTIRRRQALCEELTRKAADLQWENENLKQEKELALKKYQSVDTTNKLLKEQMVMAIKVEVEETPPEHKSADVATSTSSSTNCPLFLFNRPPLMPVFWPSIIPSQNPVPSLHGRQSATVIPSNIDMPGICRPDISQEQDNHIDANNQYNASSSSNTVVQLENHHYSLPVN